The Polaribacter sp. KT25b genome contains the following window.
ATAAAGTTTATAAAATGCTTTTATTTAGGTAGATTTCGATTCTTTTAACGAAATTATACCGAGAATTTTATGTAAAAAACTCTTTAGTGAAAGCTAAAGAGTTTTTTTATACCTTATTTTCCGTTAAAAGTATTCATGGTATTTGCTAAGCCAGCAGTACCAAAAGAGGTAATTATTTTTGCTGATGTTGGCAAGCGTTCTATTAGTTGGCTAGTTTCTTCTTTATTCCATTCGCCTAAAACATAATCTACTTGGCGACCTTTAGAGAAGTTACCGCTAATTCCAAATCTAAATCTTGGATATACATTTGTACCTAATTTTTCTTGAATATCTTTTAATCCATTATGGCCACCATCGCTTCCTTTGGCTTTAACTCTTAAAGTTCCAAAATCGATATTTAAATCATCTGTTACAATTAATAAATTTTCTACAGAAATTTTTTCTTTTTGCATCCAAAATTTCACCGCTTTTCCACTTAAGTTCATAAAAGTACTAGGCTTTAATAAAATAAAAGTTCGTCCTTTAAAACGAAAAGTAGCTACATCTCCTAATGTATTAGTTTCAAAAACTACGTTATGTTCTTCTGCAACTTCATCAACAATTTTAAAACCGATATTATGACGCGTATTTGCATATTTTTCACCAATATTTCCTAAACCAACAATTAAAAATTTTTTCATCAACGTTTTTCTAGTTTCAACTTTTATATGTGTATTTTATAAAAGTTGCCAATTAATTTATTTGGCAAAAATACTAAGAAAATATAGTTTGTAGGTCTATAACTAATATGTTAGTTGCAAGTAATTATTTAAAATCTTTAAAAAAATCTTTTGGTGAAATATCTAATTTATATAAAATAGTAAGTAATCTTTGTATGTCTAGTCTAGTTTTACCTTTTTCTATCTTAAAATAACC
Protein-coding sequences here:
- the pth gene encoding aminoacyl-tRNA hydrolase, encoding MKKFLIVGLGNIGEKYANTRHNIGFKIVDEVAEEHNVVFETNTLGDVATFRFKGRTFILLKPSTFMNLSGKAVKFWMQKEKISVENLLIVTDDLNIDFGTLRVKAKGSDGGHNGLKDIQEKLGTNVYPRFRFGISGNFSKGRQVDYVLGEWNKEETSQLIERLPTSAKIITSFGTAGLANTMNTFNGK